In Cryptomeria japonica chromosome 10, Sugi_1.0, whole genome shotgun sequence, a genomic segment contains:
- the LOC131055569 gene encoding 7-deoxyloganetin glucosyltransferase-like, with protein MGGERRPHAVLVPFPAQGHINPMMRLANKLIEQGFVISFVNTDYNYFRIAHANKYIANDFDSREGKSHGAIRWVVVPDGLPPTDTRTDIASLCHVTENIIVSFIDNLIGEMKKQNPQENICLITDCMASTALDAPKRHRIPMAALWTSLTATYAMLYNLPNLISSSLLPSNGVPKDCTMVKYLPSMPPLCSAQLPWAVGFNETQQEFIFRFIERYMERTRELKWVLFNSFIHLEAPIIDALIAQGASVCSIGPCIPSPCLNGEVHSDITANFWSEEAECLDWLDKQSHNSVVYVSFGSLAIVNQRQLEEFALGLEATQKPVLWVLRSDLMDGSSAVLPPGFMEATKDRAYFVPWCPQMQVLSHPSISCFITHCGWNSIVESIAMGVPMLSWPYFADQFLNCVYVVDMWKIGLAFTADSDGTVRKGEIEKAVRIVFEDETMKTRVMKLRQKAKDAVKGETVSSSANFQNFVKAMREEICDK; from the exons atggGTGGAGAGAGGAGACCTCATGCTGTTCTGGTTCCTTTCCCCGCCCAAGGCCATATCAATCCCATGATGCGGCTGGCGAACAAATTGATTGAACAAGGATTTGTAATCAGTTTCGTCAATACCGATTACAACTATTTTCGTATTGCACATGCCAACAAATACATCGCCAATGACTTTGATTCTCGGGAAGGTAAAAGTCATGGCGCTATTCGTTGGGTAGTCGTCCCAGATGGGCTTCCTCCCACCGATACTCGCACAGACATAGCCAGTTTGTGCCATGTGACAGAAAACATCATCGTTTCCTTCATCGACAAtctgattggggagatgaaaaagCAGAACCCTCAGGAGAACATCTGTTTGATAACGGACTGCATGGCGTCCACCGCGTTAGATGCACCCAAACGCCACCGAATTCCAATGGCTGCTCTCTGGACCTCACTTACTGCCACCTATGCCATGCTCTATAATTTGCCCAATCTCATCTCctcctctcttcttccttcaaaTG GAGTCCCCAAGGATTGTACGATGGTGAAATACCTTCCCTCCATGCCGCCTCTCTGCTCTGCACAGCTTCCTTGGGCTGTTGGATTCAACGAAACCCAGCAAGAGTTTATCTTCCGCTTCATTGAGCGTTACATGGAAAGAACGAGAGAGCTCAAGTGGGTGTTATTCAATTCTTTCATTCATCTGGAAGCCCCTATAATCGATGCCCTAATCGCCCAAGGAGCATCGGTCTGTTCAATTGGTCCCTGTATCCCTTCTCCCTGTCTGAATGGGGAAGTTCATTCAGATATCACGGCGAACTTCTGGTCAGAGGAAGCAGAATGTTTGGATTGGCTAGACAAGCAGTCTCATAATAGTGTGGTGTACGTGTCCTTCGGAAGCTTGGCAATAGTGAACCAGAGACAGTTAGAAGAATTTGCGCTGGGTTTGGAGGCTACCCAGAAACCGGTTCTGTGGGTTCTGCGAAGTGATCTCATGGACGGGTCAAGCGCTGTACTTCCTCCAGGATTCATGGAAGCCACCAAAGATCGGGCATATTTTGTGCCATGGTGTCCACAGATGCAGGTTCTTTCTCATCCTTCTATTTCTTGTTTTATCACTCACTGTGGATGGAATTCCATAGTGGAGAGCATCGCCATGGGAGTGCCCATGCTCTCCTGGCCTTACTTTGCAGATCAGTTTTTGAACTGTGTTTATGTGGTAGACATGTGGAAGATTGGGCTGGCTTTTACTGCAGACAGCGATGGAACGGTAAGAAAGGGGGAGATCGAGAAGGCGGTGCGGATAGTGTTTGAAGATGAGACAATGAAGACAAGAGTGATGAAATTAAGGCAGAAAGCAAAAGATGCAGTGAAGGGCGAAACAGTATCCTCTTCTGCAAATTTTCAAAACTTTGTGAAGGCGATGAGGGAGGAAATCTGTGACAAATAA